The proteins below come from a single Balaenoptera musculus isolate JJ_BM4_2016_0621 chromosome 1, mBalMus1.pri.v3, whole genome shotgun sequence genomic window:
- the THRAP3 gene encoding thyroid hormone receptor-associated protein 3 has translation MSKTNKSKSGSRSSRSRSASRSRSRSFSKSRSRSRSVSRSRKRRLSSRSRSRSYSPAHNRERNHPRVYQNRDFRGHNRGYRRPYYFRGRNRGFYPWGQYNRGGYGNYRSNWQNYRQAYSPRRGRSRSRSPKRRSPSPRSRSHSRNSDKSSSDRSRRSSSSRSSSNHSRVESSKRKSAKEKKSSSKDSRPSQAAGDNQGDEAKEQPFSGGTSQDTKASESSKPWPDATTYSAGSASRASAVSELSPRERSPALKSPLQSVVVRRRSPRPSPVPKPSPPLSSTSQMGSTLQSGAGYQAGTHQGQFDHGSGSLSPSKKSPMGKSPPATGSTYGSSQKEEAAAPGGAAYTKRYLDEQKTENGKDKEQKQTNTDKEKMKEKGSFSDAGLGDTKMKSDPFAPKTDTEKPFRGSQSPKRYKLRDDFEKKMADFHKEEMDDQDKDKAKGRKESEFDDEPKFMSKVVAGANKNQDEEKSGKWEGLMYAPPGKEKQRKTEELEEESFSERSKKEDRGGPKRTESGHRGFVPEKNFRVTAYKAVQEKSSSPPPRKTSESREKLGAKGDFSTGKSSFSITREAQVNVRMDSFDEDLARPSGLLAQERKLCRDLVHSNKKEQEFRSIFQHIQSAQSQRSPSELFAQHIVTIVHHVKEHHFGSSGMTLHERFTKYLKRGSEQEAAKNKKSPEIHRRIDISPSTFRKHGLAHDEMKSPREPGYKAEGKYKDDPVDLRLDIERRKKHKERDLKRGKSRESVDSRDSSHSRERSAEKTEKTHKGSKKQKKHRRARDRSRSSSSSSQSSHSYKAEEYTEETEEREESTTGFDKSRLGTKDFVGPSDRGGRARGTFVRPCPLSLSLSPYSHQF, from the exons atgtcaaaaacaaacaaatctaagTCTGGATCTCGCTCTTCTCGATCAAGATCTGCATCAAGATCTCGTTCTCGTTCGTTTTCGAAGTCTCGGTCCAGAAGTCGGTCTGTCTCTCGTTCAAGGAAACGCAGGCTGAG TTCTAGGTCTCGTTCCAGATCATATTCTCCAGCTCATAACAGAGAGAGAAATCACCCAAGAGTATATCAGAACCGGGATTTCCGAGGTCACAACAGAGGCTATAGAAGGCCCTATTATTTCCGTGGGCGCAACAGAGGCTTTTATCCATGGGGCCAGTACAACCGAGGAGGCTATGGAAACTACCGCTCAAATTGGCAGAATTACCGGCAAGCATACAGTCCTCGTCGGGGCCGTTCCCGATCCCGGTCCCCAAAGAGAAGGTCCCCTTCACCAAGGTCCAGGAGCCATTCTAGAAACTCCGATAAGTCTTCCTCTGACAGGTCAAGGCGTTCCTCATCCTCTCGTTCTTCCTCCAACCACAGCCGAGTTGAATCTTCTAAGCGCAAGTCTGCAAAGGAGAAAAAGTCTTCTTCCAAGGATAGCCGGCCGTCTCAGGCTGCCGGGGATAACCAGGGAGATGAGGCCAAGGAGCAGCCGTTCTCTGGAGGCACCTCTCAAGACACAAAAGCGTCTGAGAGCTCAAAGCCGTGGCCAGATGCCACCACATACAGTGCTGGTTCTGCATCACGGGCCTCAGCCGTGTCTGAGCTGAGTCCTCGGGAACGAAGCCCGGCTCTCAAAAGCCCCCTCCAGTCTGTGGTGGTGAGGAGACGGTCACCTCGTCCTAGCCCTGTGCCCAAACCTAGCCCTCCGCTTTCCAGCACATCCCAGATGGGCTCAACTCTGCAGAGTGGTGCTGGGTACCAGGCTGGGACACACCAAGGTCAGTTTGACCATGGCTCGGGGTCCTTGAGTCCATCCAAAAAGAGCCCCATGGGTAAGAGTCCACCGGCCACTGGCTCCACATATGGCTCATCTCAGAAAGAGGAGGCTGCTGCTCCAGGCGGAGCAGCCTATACAAAGAG GTATCTAGATGAGCAGAAGACAGAGAATGGAAAGGATAaggaacagaaacaaacaaatactgataaagagaaaatgaaagagaaagggagcTTCTCTGATGCGGGCTTGGGTGATACAAAAATGAAATCTGATCCATTTGCTCCCAAAACTGATACTGAGAAGCCTTTTCGGGGTAGCCAGTCTCCTAAAAGGTATAAGCTCCGAGATGACTTTGAGAAGAAGATGGCTGACTTCCACAAGGAGGAGATGGATGATCAAGATAAAGACAAGgctaaaggaaggaaggaatctgAGTTTGATGATGAACCCAAATTCATGTCGAAAGTTGTAGCAGGTGCAAACAAAAACCAGGATGAGGAAAAGTCAGGCAAATGGGAGGGCCTGATGTACGCACCTCCAgggaaggaaaagcaaagaaaaacggAGGAGTTGGAGGAGGAGTCTTTCTCAGAGAGATCCAAAAAGGAGGATCGGGGAGGACCCAAGAGAACCGAAAGTGGGCACAGGGGATTTGTGCCTGAAAAAAATTTCCGAGTGACTGCTTACAAAGCAGTCCAGGAGAAAAGCTCATCACCTCCCCCGAGAAAGACCTCTGAGAGCCGAGAGAAGCTAGGAGCCAAAGGAGACTTTTCCACGGGGAAGTCTTCCTTTTCCATTACTCGAGAGGCCCAGGTCAATGTCCGGATGGACTCTTTTGATGAGGACCTTGCAAG aCCCAGTGGCTTACTGGCTCAGGAACGAAAGCTTTGTCGGGATCTAGTTCATAGCAACAAAAAGGAACAGGAATTTCGATCCATTTTCCAGCACATACAGTCAGCTCAGTCTCAGCGGAGCCCTTCAGAACTGTTTGCCCAGCATATAGTGACCATTGTTCACCATGTTAAAG AGCATCACTTTGGGTCCTCAGGAATGACATTGCATGAACGCTTTACTAAATACCTAAAGAGAGGAAGCGAGCAGGAGGCagctaaaaacaagaaaagcccAGAGATTCACAG GAGGATAGACATTTCCCCCAGTACATTCAGAAAACATGGTTTGGCTCATGACGAAATGAAAAGTCCCCGGGAACCTGGCTACAAG GCTGAGGGAAAATACAAAGATGATCCTGTTGATCTCCGCCTTGATATTGAACGTCGTAAAAAACATAAAGAGAGAGATCTTAAACGAGGTAAATCAAGAGAATCAGTGGATTCCCGAGACTCAAGCCACTCGAGGGAAAGATcagctgagaaaacagagaaaactcATAAAGGATCAAAGAAGCAGAA